One Ensifer adhaerens genomic region harbors:
- a CDS encoding sigma-70 family RNA polymerase sigma factor has product MESKKGAFDVIGQLAALRRYARSLARNSPDAEDLVHDALVRAYERRSTFRSGANLRNWLFAIVRNAHIDRVRSVISRGQRDSQTAQEAVSSYPAHQEHSVRLAQVREAFMLLPEEQREALHLVAVEDLSYQEAADILDIPVGTLMSRVSRARAALRDFESGRRKPNHLKLVGGDND; this is encoded by the coding sequence ATGGAATCGAAAAAAGGCGCTTTCGACGTTATTGGGCAGCTGGCCGCGCTGCGGCGCTACGCGCGTTCGCTTGCGCGCAATTCGCCCGACGCAGAAGATCTCGTTCATGATGCCTTGGTGAGAGCCTACGAGCGGCGCTCGACGTTCCGGTCGGGAGCGAACCTTCGAAACTGGCTCTTTGCCATCGTTCGCAACGCCCATATCGACCGCGTACGATCGGTAATATCGCGCGGCCAGCGTGACAGCCAGACGGCGCAGGAAGCCGTATCGTCCTACCCGGCCCACCAGGAACACAGCGTCCGGCTCGCTCAGGTTCGCGAGGCGTTCATGCTGCTGCCGGAGGAGCAGCGCGAAGCCCTACATCTGGTTGCTGTCGAAGATCTCTCCTACCAGGAGGCCGCCGACATACTCGACATCCCCGTCGGGACCTTGATGTCGCGCGTCTCCCGTGCACGAGCAGCGCTCAGAGATTTCGAAAGCGGACGGAGGAAGCCTAACCATCTGAAGCTTGTCGGAGGCGACAATGACTGA
- a CDS encoding anti-sigma factor family protein, which yields MTDVETITDGDLDAYIDNQLDATGRLRVETWLARNPDAAARVMADLGMRTTLKLAMTSDVVAGRPETREAARRLSSGLANARVWNALQKVAAVGLMVSVGWIAHSAVGPSEVNASAHPPAFVEHAIRAHQTSVVRAGMPSQPEVQTYDRDDIRAATAIVMPELPKGWNVVDVQVFPSEFGPSVEMSVKTDAGTVISLFAGRPGRFAVEPVKDLNLSNAEAAWWQVGEVAYAVVSSKPGIGLSDEAELLKNSLY from the coding sequence ATGACTGACGTCGAGACGATTACCGATGGCGATCTCGACGCCTACATCGACAATCAGCTCGACGCGACCGGTCGGCTGCGGGTCGAGACCTGGCTTGCCAGGAATCCGGATGCGGCGGCGCGCGTCATGGCCGACCTCGGCATGCGCACCACGCTCAAACTGGCGATGACGTCGGATGTCGTTGCCGGTCGTCCAGAGACGCGCGAGGCGGCCCGGCGCCTTTCTTCTGGGCTTGCGAATGCGCGCGTTTGGAACGCGCTGCAAAAGGTTGCGGCGGTCGGCTTGATGGTGTCAGTCGGGTGGATTGCCCATTCGGCGGTCGGCCCGAGCGAAGTCAATGCCTCGGCCCATCCGCCGGCTTTCGTGGAGCACGCCATCCGCGCCCATCAGACCTCGGTCGTCAGGGCTGGAATGCCGTCGCAGCCTGAGGTTCAGACCTATGACCGGGACGACATTCGTGCCGCGACCGCCATCGTCATGCCGGAGCTCCCGAAGGGCTGGAACGTCGTCGATGTCCAGGTGTTCCCCTCGGAATTCGGACCCAGCGTCGAGATGAGCGTCAAGACCGACGCGGGCACGGTCATTTCACTTTTCGCCGGCAGGCCCGGTCGTTTCGCGGTCGAACCCGTGAAGGATCTCAACCTTTCCAATGCCGAGGCTGCCTGGTGGCAGGTCGGCGAGGTTGCCTATGCCGTCGTTTCAAGCAAGCCGGGCATCGGCCTCAGCGACGAGGCCGAGCTTCTCAAGAACTCACTTTACTGA
- a CDS encoding Bax inhibitor-1/YccA family protein, with amino-acid sequence MYQNQNRFGGMSQASAAALDEGLRQHMLRVFNYMGLGLVVTGLVAFIVGTTPALYVPIFSTPLKWVVMLAPLAFVFFFSFKMHSMSASSAQMTFWAFCAVMGLSLASVFLVFTGASIARTFFIAATMFGATSLYGYVTKRDLAKFGSFMIMGLIGVMIASIVNIFLGSSALQFAVSVIGIVVFVGLTAWDTQNIKEQYADNFDQESQQKLAVFGALSLYLNFVNIFQLLLNFTGQREE; translated from the coding sequence ATGTATCAGAACCAGAACCGCTTCGGCGGCATGAGTCAGGCTTCGGCCGCCGCCCTCGACGAGGGCCTTCGCCAGCACATGCTGCGCGTCTTCAACTATATGGGCCTCGGCCTCGTCGTGACGGGCCTTGTCGCCTTCATCGTCGGCACCACGCCGGCGCTTTACGTGCCGATCTTCTCCACGCCGCTGAAATGGGTGGTGATGCTGGCGCCGCTCGCCTTCGTCTTCTTCTTTTCCTTTAAGATGCATTCGATGTCGGCATCCTCGGCACAGATGACCTTCTGGGCCTTCTGCGCCGTTATGGGCCTGTCGCTCGCTTCCGTCTTCCTGGTCTTCACCGGCGCCAGCATCGCCCGCACCTTCTTCATCGCCGCCACCATGTTCGGAGCGACGAGCCTCTACGGCTATGTGACGAAACGGGACCTCGCGAAGTTCGGTTCGTTCATGATCATGGGTCTGATCGGCGTGATGATCGCCTCGATCGTCAACATCTTCCTCGGTTCCAGCGCCCTTCAGTTTGCCGTCTCGGTGATCGGCATCGTCGTCTTCGTCGGTCTGACCGCCTGGGACACGCAGAACATCAAGGAGCAGTATGCCGACAACTTCGACCAGGAATCCCAGCAGAAGCTGGCGGTCTTCGGCGCTCTCTCGCTCTACCTGAACTTCGTCAACATCTTCCAGCTGCTGCTGAATTTCACCGGCCAGCGCGAAGAGTAA